One Actinospica robiniae DSM 44927 genomic region harbors:
- a CDS encoding mechanosensitive ion channel domain-containing protein, whose product MEKENEVATARPDVHGGLIIPAGLSPNRDPGEPEAPPPLPSFRIRARTSVRRILLRRAVFATVLAIAALIVSYHYGGLLESEEHQHLHQILAISSAVVFLASAVSAVRSTTNDVVGLVHVPGRLGDARASTLRLVCLLSGYIVVILCALALVHVPVQHLLLGGVLTGVILGIAAQQVLANLFAGIMLLFARPFTIGDELTVRSGALGGPVIGRVTGMTLTYVTVVTGAGPVLLPNSAVLAAAVGPATEWPMVP is encoded by the coding sequence ATGGAGAAGGAGAACGAGGTCGCCACCGCGCGTCCGGACGTGCACGGGGGATTGATCATCCCCGCCGGTCTGAGCCCGAACCGGGATCCCGGGGAACCCGAGGCGCCGCCGCCGCTGCCGAGCTTCCGGATCCGGGCGCGCACCTCGGTGCGGCGCATCCTGCTGCGCCGGGCGGTGTTCGCCACCGTCCTCGCCATCGCGGCGCTCATCGTCTCGTACCACTACGGCGGCCTGCTGGAGAGCGAGGAGCACCAGCACCTGCACCAGATCCTGGCGATCAGCAGCGCGGTGGTGTTCCTGGCCTCCGCGGTCTCGGCGGTGCGCTCCACCACCAACGACGTGGTCGGCCTGGTGCACGTCCCGGGTCGGCTCGGCGACGCCCGGGCGAGCACGCTGCGCCTGGTGTGCCTGCTCAGCGGGTACATCGTGGTGATCCTGTGCGCGCTCGCGCTGGTCCACGTGCCGGTCCAGCACCTGCTGCTCGGCGGCGTGCTCACCGGCGTGATCCTCGGCATCGCGGCCCAGCAGGTGCTGGCGAACCTGTTCGCCGGGATCATGCTGCTCTTCGCCCGCCCGTTCACCATCGGCGACGAGCTGACCGTGCGCTCCGGCGCGCTGGGCGGGCCGGTCATCGGGCGGGTGACCGGGATGACGCTCACCTACGTCACGGTCGTGACCGGCGCCGGGCCGGTCCTGCTGCCGAACAGCGCCGTGCTCGCCGCGGCCGTCGGACCGGCCACCGAGTGGCCCATGGTGCCGTGA
- a CDS encoding DUF4235 domain-containing protein codes for MDGRKLLIAKPIGMAAGAAGGAAFKTIWRRVDAGRDVPRAQDGGRSWRAVLIAAALQGAVFAVIHAVVERATTPHPAEADLAAAEQTKARKRS; via the coding sequence GTGGACGGACGGAAGCTACTGATCGCGAAACCGATCGGGATGGCGGCCGGCGCAGCCGGCGGCGCGGCCTTCAAGACCATCTGGCGCCGCGTCGACGCGGGCCGGGACGTGCCCAGGGCGCAGGACGGGGGCCGGTCCTGGCGGGCGGTGCTGATCGCGGCGGCCCTGCAGGGCGCGGTCTTCGCCGTCATCCACGCGGTCGTGGAGCGCGCGACCACGCCGCACCCCGCCGAAGCCGATCTGGCGGCCGCGGAGCAGACGAAGGCGCGCAAGCGCTCCTGA
- a CDS encoding gluconate 2-dehydrogenase subunit 3 family protein, with translation MSHDMQLVPTADGTVKTEPSAPSRRFFSPDEHATANALCERLLALEPDCPVPVVARIDARLAGQESVRRPAAPDGEAWRHSLAALKADAVDRFQSPFAVLDGDRRDRLILRVRDLGPQAWHEMRAEQVWGLWTGYACTAFYSHPFAWNGAGFRA, from the coding sequence TTGAGTCACGACATGCAGCTGGTCCCCACAGCGGACGGCACGGTTAAGACCGAGCCCTCCGCCCCGAGCCGACGCTTCTTCAGCCCGGACGAGCACGCGACCGCCAACGCCCTGTGCGAGCGGCTGCTCGCGCTCGAGCCGGACTGCCCGGTCCCGGTGGTGGCCCGGATCGACGCCCGGCTGGCCGGGCAGGAATCGGTCCGCCGGCCCGCGGCGCCGGACGGCGAGGCCTGGCGGCACTCGCTCGCCGCGCTCAAGGCAGACGCGGTCGACCGGTTCCAGAGCCCGTTCGCGGTCCTCGACGGCGACCGCCGCGACCGGCTGATCCTGCGGGTGCGCGACCTCGGCCCGCAGGCGTGGCACGAGATGCGCGCCGAGCAGGTCTGGGGCCTGTGGACCGGCTACGCCTGCACCGCGTTCTACTCCCATCCCTTCGCCTGGAACGGCGCCGGCTTCCGGGCCTGA